Proteins co-encoded in one Montipora capricornis isolate CH-2021 chromosome 12, ASM3666992v2, whole genome shotgun sequence genomic window:
- the LOC138025591 gene encoding uncharacterized protein translates to MENIRMALNCISPGDFMVSIDLKDAYFSVPIFQPHRKYLRFLWNFKRYEFTCLPFGYSLAPRVFTNIFKPVIAYFRFLGFRVIIFIDDLILIASSYDECLQQLEVLKQTLCKLGFIINVEKSQLVPVNEILYLGFIINSIAMRLRLPAVKLEKIVSACKALLAKHQPSVRDVAKVTGLLVSALPVVIYLEIHYRSLDLCKTQTLSGSLDYDTTLSLSSQARSDLQWVIENVTQCNGRLFQVPKIDIYIQSDASLIGCGAVSGSLSASGSWSQSESKRHINYLELLASFHALQCFVPNSRSIHVRLALDNSTAVAYINNMGGVRSPLLDSLSRSIWEWCKLRDIFISAQHIPGKVNNQADTLSREISSNLEWSLNGEVFQDIISQTFTPEIDLFASRLNTKTAKFISWHPQPGAVATDAFSLSWANMNCYAFPPFSLLPRVLAKIRHDKALVLLIVPVWPTQSWYPLLLQLSTVQPILLPRVDNLLSLPHNPEQHPVDIICASWTAGTEKQYKGVWDKWSGWCHKQQIDLPQASVIQVVEFLTDFYHEGKGYSAINAYRSALSTTLCSMKDDRDSLGSHPLIARLLKGVYVLRPPTPRYSSTWDVSKVTDDLKTLAPLRELSLKWLTLKTAMLCALASAQRQQTLSALDLNFRKESQDSISFVVTDRLKTSRPGKSIEITFVLPFAHLLH, encoded by the coding sequence atGGAGAACATCCGCATGGCCTTGAATTGTATTTCCCCTGGGGACTTCATGGTCTCTATTGACCTTAAAGATGCTTATTTTAGTGTACCTATTTTCCAGCCCCATCGCAAATACTTACGTTTTCtctggaatttcaagcgttatgAGTTTACTTGTTTACCTTTTGGGTACAGCCTTGCTCCCAGGGtttttactaatatttttaAGCCTGTTATAGCATATTTTAGATTTCTCGGCTTCAGGgttattattttcattgatGATCTCATACTCATTGCAAGCTCTTATGATGAGTGTTTACAGCAACTTGAGGTCTTAAAACAAACTCTCTGTAAATTGGGCTTTATCATCAATGTTGAGAAATCTCAGCTAGTACCTGTCAATGAGATCCTTTATTTGGGTTTCATAATTAATTCCATAGCAATGAGATTGCGGTTGCCGGCTGTTAAGTTAGAGAAGATAGTCTCTGCCTGTAAAGCCCTTTTAGCTAAGCATCAACCTAGTGTTAGGGATGTTGCTAAAGTAACTGGGCTGTTAGTTTCTGCTCTCCCGGTGGTGATTTATCTAGAGATCCATTACCGTTCCCTAGATTTATGCAAGACCCAGACTTTGTCTGGTAGCCTTGATTATGACACGACACTTTCCTTAAGCTCTCAAGCACGTTCTGATTTACAATGGGTCATTGAGAATGTTACCCAGTGCAATGGTAGACTGTTTCAGGTTCCGAAAATTGATATTTACATCCAGAGTGATGCAAGTTTGATTGGTTGCGGGGCTGTGAGCGGTAGTCTGTCTGCATCTGGCAGCTGGTCTCAAAGTGAATCCAAACGTCATATTAATTACCTGGAACTTCTAGCATCATTTCATGCTCTCCAGTGTTTTGTGCCTAACTCAAGGTCTATTCATGTTAGACTTGCACTCGACAACTCCACTGCAGTGGCCTATATTAATAACATGGGGGGTGTTCGATCCCCCTTATTAGATTCCTTGTCCAGAAGTATTTGGGAATGGTGCAAGTTGAGAGATATTTTCATTTCTGCTCAACACATCCCAGGGAAGGTTAATAATCAGGCCGATACCTTATCCAGGGAAATCTCTTCTAATTTGGAGTGGTCCTTAAATGGTGAGGTTTTTCAGGATATTATTTCTCAAACCTTTACTCCTGAGATTGACCTCTTCGCATCTAGGCTTAATACCAAGACCGCAAAGTTTATCTCCTGGCACCCACAGCCAGGTGCAGTGGCTACGGATGCCTTTTCTTTGAGCTGGGCTAATATGAATTGCTATGCCTTTCCTCCTTTTAGCTTGCTACCTCGAGTACTAGCCAAGATTCGCCACGACAAGGCCCTAGTTTTGTTAATTGTACCGGTATGGCCTACCCAGAGTTGGTACCCACTTCTGttacagttgtcaacagttcAGCCAATCTTGTTGCCTCGTGTAGACAACCTCCTGAGTCTCCCTCACAACCCAGAACAGCACCCGGTTGACATCATCTGTGCATCTTGGACAGCAGGCACTGAGAAACAGTACAAGGGAGTGTGGGACAAGTGGTCTGGCTGGTGTCATAAACAGCAAATTGATTTACCTCAAGCTTCTGTCATCCAGGTTGTGGAGTTCTTAACTGATTTTTATCATGAGGGCAAAGGATACAGTGCCATTAACGCTTACCGTTCCGCACTATCTACAACCCTTTGTTCCATGAAGGATGATAGAGATTCTCTGGGTTCACATCCTTTAATAGCGAGGTTACTCAAGGGAGTTTACGTCCTCAGACCACCTACTCCAAGGTATTCTTCTACATGGGATGTTTCTAAAGTGACTGACGATTTAAAGACCTTAGCTCCTCTCCGTGAACTAAGTTTAAAGTGGTTAACTCTTAAGACTGCCATGCTGTGCGCATTAGCCTCTGCACAGAGACAGCAGACATTATCTGCTTTAGACCTAAATTTCAGGAAGGAATCTCAAGATTCAATTAGTTTTGTTGTGACTGATCGGTTAAAGACTTCCAGGCCGGGAAAGTCTATTGAGATCACATTTGTGCTTCCATTTGCCCACTTGCTGCATTAA